The nucleotide sequence GACCGCCGGGCGTATCGCCTCCGCGAGCCCCGTCAGCAGGTGGGCGTCGCCCTCGGTGCTCAGCCGCAGGGCGCGCTCCCACATGGCGCGGGCACGGACCGTGCGCCCCGCGGACGCGGTCAGGGGCGCGCCCAGGAGCAGGGTCTGCGCCTCCCACAGCCGGCCCCCGCTCCGGGCCGCCTCCTCGGCGGCCTGCTCGAACAGGTCGGCTGCGGCCACCACATCGCCGTTTGCCAGCGGCACATACGCCGAGCTGCGCAGGGCGGACGCCCGCTGCGCCACGAGATCGAGCCGCTCCGCCTCCCTGCGGGCGCGGTCCGCCCACTGCCGGGCCTCGTCGTGCTCCCCGATGACGGCGGAGGCGGTGACGAGGATCTCCATGAACAGGGGGCGCATGCTCGGCTGCAGGCCGTCGAGGTCCTCCCCGCCCGCCCGCAGTACGGCGGCGCGGGCCCGCGCCGGATCACCGGCGTGCAGCGCCGCGTACCCGAGCACGCACCAGGCGATGGACGCCCACCAGCGGGTGCCGGCGCCGGCCCGCGCGACAGCCTCCTCGGCGACGGCCAGCGCACCGCCGTCGCCCGGCGGGAGCGCGGGGATCAGCGCCTGGGCCTTGGACGCCAGCACGAAGGCGAGCAACTCGTCGCTGCCGATGCCCCGGGCGATCGTCTCCGCCTCCTCGGCGAGTTCGACGGCCGGCCCGAGCCGCAACGTCATGACCTGGATGTGGGACATGCACAGCAGCAGATGCGGCACCACATTGAGCAGGCCGCCCCGGCGGGCTATGGCGAGGCCGCGCTCCGCATGGCGTTCGGCGTCGGCGTACCGTTCGAGGAACGCCTCCGCCCAGCCGAGCCGGGCCAGCGGTTCGCACAGGCCCGCGAGATCCTGGTCGGTGAGGGAGTCGATGAGCGCGGTGGCCCGGTCGGCTGCCTCGGCGGCGGCCACCGTGTTGCCCTCGTACACCTCCCCGAGCGCGGCGACGGCGAGCGCCCCCGCCTCCGCGACCTCGTCGCCCAGCGACCGGGCCAGCTCCAGGGTGCGGGCCACGTCGTCGCGCACATCCGGGTAGGAACTGGCGTGCGGGGCGGACGAGCCCAGTTCCAGGCCGAGTTGGACGGTCTCGGCGGGGGAGAGGTCGGAGCCCCGGGCCAGTTCGCGGCGCAGCAGGGCCACGGCCTCCGCGTACCGGCCGAGATGGCGCTCCATGACCGCGCACAGCGTGACGGCCGAGGCCCGTACGCCGTCGTCGGTGCCCGGCGGCGACAGGCTGATCACCTCGTGCAGCAGGTCCCGGCTCTCCCACAGCCCGCCGCAGGCACCGAGCGCCTCGGCCCGCCGCAGCATGAGGTCGCGGCGCAGTGCGCCGTGCGCGCGCCGCTCCGGCAGGTGCGCGAGGGCGACGCCCAGCCAGTGGGCGCTGCTCGCGGGCGCCGTCGCCGCGGCCTGCCGGGCGGCCTCGGTCAGCACGGTCACGGCGTGCGGGTCCCAGCCGGTCAGTGACCGCTCGACGTGGTGCGCCCGCTCCGTCACCGGTGCCCCGACCCGGGCCAGTTCGGCGGCGGCGAGATGGTGCATCCGGGTGCGCAGCATGGGGTCGGTGGTGTCGTGGACGAGGGACCGCAGTACCGGATGCCGCAGCGCCCAGCGTCCGTCGGGCCCCGGCCGCGCGAGATCACGGGCGGTCAACTCCCGCAGGTCCGCGTCGAGTTCGCCTTCGCGACGGCCGGTGACGGCCGCCACCAGCGCGGGTGCCGCGTGGTCGCCGAGCACGGCCACGGCCTGGACCGTCCGGCGCTGGCCGTCGGTGAGCGGTGTCAGCTCGTCCAGGAGCAGCGAGCTGAGCCCGGCGGGCCTGCCCGCCTGGAGCAGGGCGAGGAAGTACAGGGGGTTGCCCTCGCTGGCCGCGTACAGCTCGGCGGCGAGACCGGCCGGCCGGTCGGGGGCGAGTGCCGCGAGACAGGCGTTCCGGTCCAGTGGGCCGAGTTCGAGACGCAGCACCGTCCCGGCCTCCACGCCCCGGGTGAGCGAGGCGACGAGCCGGGGTGACGTCTGCCGTTCGCGGCGCGCCACCACGATCACCACGGGGGCGCGGCGCGGCGGATGCCGTACGAGATGGTCGAGCAGTTCCAGGGACGCCGGGTCCGCCCAGTGCACGTCGTCCAGGGCCACCACGAGGCCGTTGCCCGTCCGCGCGATTCGGGCCAGAAAGGCGGCCGCCGCGCGTTGCAGCGCGAAACGGTCCACAGTGTGGACGTCGGCGAACGGGGACGGGATCCCGGTCTCGATGTCGAGGTCCGCGAGGGCGTCGGCGAGGGGCTGGTAGGGCAGATGCTGCTCGTACTCGGTCGCCCGGCCGCGCAACACCGTCATGCCCCGGTCCCGCGCCCGCGCGCAGAACTCCGCCACCAGTCTGCTCTTGCCGATCCCCGCCGCGCCGGTGACGTCGACGACCGTCGGGCCGTAGCCGGTCCCCGTGGGTCCGTGGCCGGCCGCCGTAGGCGTGCGGCCCGTCCCCGTAAGTCCGTCGAGTACCTCGGTGAGGCGTGCCAGCTCGGTCTCCCGGCTCACCAGCGGAGCCATGTCCCACGGCAATGCGATTCCCCCTGAAGCCGGCCCCGGGCCGTCCCGGGCCGATCCGCAGGTTCCTTATCGCGAACCTCCGGCAGATTCTCGAAGATTGTACGTAGTCCCGACATGTCGGCGGCCCGCTCTCCGCGCCCGCGCGGATGCCACCTTGACGCCCCTGACCGGCGCACCTAGGTTCCCCTCGACGCGATCCGCATGATCGGACGGACAGGTCCGCGATCAGACAGGCAGGTCGACGATGACGGACTCCCGCACCCCCGACGACAGCGCCGCCGTCCGACCGCTCCAGGTGGAGACCCACGGCCTGGACGTGATCGGCGACGCCGACCGCAAGGGCACCCCACGTACCCTCTTCTGGCCCTGGTTCGGCGCCAACGTCTCCGTTCTCGGCATGAGTTACGGCGCGTTCGCGCTCGGCTTCGGCATCTCCTTCGGGCAGGCCCTGGCCGCCGGGGTCATCGGCATCGTCTTCTCGTTCCTGCTCTGCGGCTTCGTCGCGGTCGCCGGCAAACGCGGCTCGGCCCCGACGATGGTGCTCAGCCGCGCCGCGTACGGGGTGCGCGGCAACCGGCTGCCCGCGGCCGTCTCCTGGCTGCTCACGGTCGGCTGGGAGACCGTGCTCTGCGCGCTCGCCACCATGGCCACCGCCACGGTCTTCGGTCGGCTCGGCACGGGCGGCGGCACCGGGACCAAGGTGATGGCCCTGGTCCTGGTCGCCGCCCTGGTCGTGGTGGTCGGCGTGATGGGTTTCGACCTGATCATGCGCTTCCAGACCGTCATCACCGTGGTCACCGGCGTGCTGACGGTCGTCTACGTCGCGCTGGTCGCCGACCACGTCCACTGGTCCGCCGTCAGCGCCGTACCGGCCGGATCCGCCCAGGAGTTCATCGGCGCCGTCGTCTTCCTGATGACGGGCTTCGGCCTCGGCTGGGTCAACGCGGCCGCCGACTACTCCCGCTATCTGCCGCGTGACTCCTCCGGCCGGGGCGTCGTCGCCTGGACCACGTTCGGCGCCTCGCTCGCCCCGCTGCTCCTGCTGGTCTTCGGGCTGCTCCTCGCGGGCTCCTCCGCCGACCTCGACGAGGCCGTCGCCGCCGACCCCATCGGCGCGCTGACCACGCTTCTGCCCACCTGGTTCCTGGTCCCGTTCGCCGCCGTCGCCGTGCTCGGCCTGGTCGGCGGCGCCGTCCTCGACATCTACTCCTCCGGCCTCGCCCTGCTCGCGGCCGGCCTGCGCGTGCCGCGTCCGCTGGCCGCACTCGTGGACGGTGTGCTGATGATCGCGGGCGCCGTCTACATCGTCTTTTTCGCCGACGACTTCCTCGGTCCCTTCATCGGTTTCCTCACCACCCTCGGCGTCCCCATCGCCGCCTGGTGCGGCGTCATGCTCGCCGACCTCCTGCTGCGCCGCCGCGACTACGCCGACGCCGACCTGTTCCGCCCGGGCGGCCGCTATGGCGACATCCCGCCCGGCCCTCTCCTCCTCACCGTCGCCGCCACGGTCCTCGGCTGGGGCCTCGTCACCAACTCCGCCGCCGGCTGGCTCGACTGGCAGGGCTATCTCCTCGGCCCCTTCGGCCTCGGCGGCAGGAACGGCGACTGGGCCTACGCCAACCTGGGCGTCCTGCTCGCCCTGGCGGCCGGCTTCCTCGGCACACTGCTCCTGTCGCGGGGGCGGGTACGGGCGCAGGAGGGCCGGACATGAACCCGCCTGCCCCGCCGGGAGTGAACCCGCCTGCCCCGCCGGGAGTGAACCCGCCTGCCCCGCCGGGCCTGCTCGCCGTCATCGACATGCAGCGCGTGTTCGCCGAGCCCGCCAGCCCCTGGGCGGCCCCGCGCTTCGACGAGGCGGTGGCAGGCGTACGGCGTCTGCTGCCGGCGTTCGCCGGACGGGCCGTGTTCACCCGCTTCATCGCGCCGGAGCGGCCTGAGGGAGCCTGGCGGGCGTACTACGACCAGGCGCCCTTCGCGCTGCAGCCACCCGACGCACCCCTGTGGCACCTGGTCGGCGAACTCGCTCACACGGCAAGGGACTTGATCGACGCCCCGACCTTCGGCAAATGGGGTCCGGAGCTGGCCGCCCGTCTGGGAACGGACGGGCGGCTGGTTCTGGCCGGAGTCAGC is from Streptomyces sp. NBC_01314 and encodes:
- a CDS encoding AAA family ATPase, whose protein sequence is MAPLVSRETELARLTEVLDGLTGTGRTPTAAGHGPTGTGYGPTVVDVTGAAGIGKSRLVAEFCARARDRGMTVLRGRATEYEQHLPYQPLADALADLDIETGIPSPFADVHTVDRFALQRAAAAFLARIARTGNGLVVALDDVHWADPASLELLDHLVRHPPRRAPVVIVVARRERQTSPRLVASLTRGVEAGTVLRLELGPLDRNACLAALAPDRPAGLAAELYAASEGNPLYFLALLQAGRPAGLSSLLLDELTPLTDGQRRTVQAVAVLGDHAAPALVAAVTGRREGELDADLRELTARDLARPGPDGRWALRHPVLRSLVHDTTDPMLRTRMHHLAAAELARVGAPVTERAHHVERSLTGWDPHAVTVLTEAARQAAATAPASSAHWLGVALAHLPERRAHGALRRDLMLRRAEALGACGGLWESRDLLHEVISLSPPGTDDGVRASAVTLCAVMERHLGRYAEAVALLRRELARGSDLSPAETVQLGLELGSSAPHASSYPDVRDDVARTLELARSLGDEVAEAGALAVAALGEVYEGNTVAAAEAADRATALIDSLTDQDLAGLCEPLARLGWAEAFLERYADAERHAERGLAIARRGGLLNVVPHLLLCMSHIQVMTLRLGPAVELAEEAETIARGIGSDELLAFVLASKAQALIPALPPGDGGALAVAEEAVARAGAGTRWWASIAWCVLGYAALHAGDPARARAAVLRAGGEDLDGLQPSMRPLFMEILVTASAVIGEHDEARQWADRARREAERLDLVAQRASALRSSAYVPLANGDVVAAADLFEQAAEEAARSGGRLWEAQTLLLGAPLTASAGRTVRARAMWERALRLSTEGDAHLLTGLAEAIRPAVFLEPEAAPDPASASVANGNGNGKARTGTLGQEPTPVELTALSPREREIAALVAEGLTSPAIAERLFLSPRTVETHLSRIYRKTGVTSRAALAALQVRDELRDGLRDGLRDGLRHGGR
- a CDS encoding cysteine hydrolase family protein, encoding MNPPAPPGVNPPAPPGVNPPAPPGLLAVIDMQRVFAEPASPWAAPRFDEAVAGVRRLLPAFAGRAVFTRFIAPERPEGAWRAYYDQAPFALQPPDAPLWHLVGELAHTARDLIDAPTFGKWGPELAARLGTDGRLVLAGVSTDCCVLSTALAAADAGVEVLVVADACAGADDESHAKALHVLDLYRPLVRVVTVDEVLGQSRPEPR
- a CDS encoding cytosine permease yields the protein MTDSRTPDDSAAVRPLQVETHGLDVIGDADRKGTPRTLFWPWFGANVSVLGMSYGAFALGFGISFGQALAAGVIGIVFSFLLCGFVAVAGKRGSAPTMVLSRAAYGVRGNRLPAAVSWLLTVGWETVLCALATMATATVFGRLGTGGGTGTKVMALVLVAALVVVVGVMGFDLIMRFQTVITVVTGVLTVVYVALVADHVHWSAVSAVPAGSAQEFIGAVVFLMTGFGLGWVNAAADYSRYLPRDSSGRGVVAWTTFGASLAPLLLLVFGLLLAGSSADLDEAVAADPIGALTTLLPTWFLVPFAAVAVLGLVGGAVLDIYSSGLALLAAGLRVPRPLAALVDGVLMIAGAVYIVFFADDFLGPFIGFLTTLGVPIAAWCGVMLADLLLRRRDYADADLFRPGGRYGDIPPGPLLLTVAATVLGWGLVTNSAAGWLDWQGYLLGPFGLGGRNGDWAYANLGVLLALAAGFLGTLLLSRGRVRAQEGRT